One genomic region from Dehalobacter restrictus DSM 9455 encodes:
- the aroF gene encoding 3-deoxy-7-phosphoheptulonate synthase, with amino-acid sequence MIIVMRPKTPPEEITKMKQKILDLGCEVHESLGVNYHILGLIGNTSSIDPDTLHANDYVEKVIHVQEPFKKVNRLFHPEDTVISVGDRKIGGDTFAVIAGPCSVESETQIVGIAEAVKKSGAAFLRGGAFKPRSSPYSFQGLREDGLELLKIARTKTGLPIVSELMSTEYLERFVEDVDIIQIGARNMQNFELLKEVGKIQKPVILKRGLSSTIEELLLAAEYILAHGNENVIFCERGIRTFENYTRNTLDLTAVPVIKKLSHLPVIVDPSHAAGLWWLVEPMAKAAMVVGADGVMIEVHNDPANAKCDGQQSIKPEKFQALMDSLRQLAVIQNKII; translated from the coding sequence ATGATTATTGTAATGAGGCCAAAGACGCCACCAGAGGAGATCACGAAAATGAAACAGAAGATATTGGACCTGGGATGTGAGGTTCATGAGTCTTTAGGCGTGAACTACCATATTCTTGGATTGATCGGGAATACCAGCAGCATTGACCCGGACACGCTGCATGCAAATGATTATGTTGAAAAAGTCATTCATGTTCAGGAGCCTTTTAAAAAGGTTAACCGTTTATTCCACCCGGAAGATACGGTCATCAGTGTCGGGGACAGAAAAATCGGCGGCGACACCTTTGCTGTGATTGCCGGACCATGTTCGGTAGAAAGTGAAACGCAAATCGTCGGCATTGCCGAAGCGGTCAAAAAATCCGGGGCTGCTTTTTTAAGAGGTGGCGCTTTTAAGCCGCGTTCCTCACCGTACAGCTTTCAGGGTTTAAGAGAAGATGGTCTGGAACTTCTGAAAATAGCCAGAACCAAGACAGGACTGCCGATTGTATCGGAGTTAATGTCAACCGAATATCTGGAGAGATTCGTTGAAGACGTGGATATTATTCAGATCGGCGCCCGCAATATGCAGAACTTTGAACTCTTAAAAGAAGTCGGAAAAATCCAAAAACCGGTGATCCTAAAAAGAGGGTTATCCTCGACGATTGAGGAATTATTACTCGCTGCGGAGTATATTCTGGCGCATGGCAACGAGAATGTTATTTTCTGTGAAAGAGGCATCCGTACTTTTGAAAATTACACCCGGAATACGCTTGACCTGACTGCTGTGCCGGTGATCAAGAAACTGAGTCACCTTCCGGTCATTGTTGATCCAAGCCACGCGGCAGGGCTCTGGTGGCTTGTCGAACCGATGGCTAAAGCAGCGATGGTCGTAGGTGCCGACGGTGTCATGATCGAAGTGCACAACGACCCGGCCAATGCCAAATGCGACGGGCAGCAGTCTATTAAACCGGAGAAATTTCAGGCTTTAATGGACTCGCTGAGACAGCTGGCGGTTATACAGAACAAGATTATTTAA
- a CDS encoding prephenate dehydrogenase — protein sequence MDFLEEPDFGSMEITVVGLGLIGGSFAMALNKLKPKRIWAVDVNSSVLEQVEKTGVISKGFTEASIPLQSSDIVVICIYPELAVQFVKDNLAYFKNGALITDTAGLKEQVVQEISSVLREDLSFVGGHPLAGKESSGFAYASEEIFRGANYLITPIDGTKNESLRLVERLILGLGCRQPIRMEPHKHDEIIALTSQLPHVIAAALMNSSGSEDTGSFVGGSFRDATRVARMNAELWSELLLENKDNILEQIDVFTENVRLIRTAIAEKDQNSLKEMLENAGRGREKF from the coding sequence GTGGATTTCTTGGAAGAACCGGACTTTGGTAGCATGGAAATTACGGTGGTAGGTCTGGGACTTATTGGCGGATCATTCGCCATGGCTTTGAATAAACTAAAACCAAAGAGAATCTGGGCAGTCGATGTTAACAGCAGCGTACTGGAACAGGTAGAAAAAACGGGTGTGATCAGCAAAGGATTCACGGAGGCAAGCATTCCGCTGCAAAGCTCGGATATTGTTGTGATCTGCATCTATCCGGAGCTTGCCGTTCAGTTTGTGAAAGACAATCTGGCCTATTTTAAAAACGGTGCCCTGATTACAGATACGGCAGGACTCAAAGAACAAGTCGTTCAGGAGATTAGTTCAGTCTTAAGGGAAGATTTGAGCTTCGTCGGGGGACATCCGCTGGCTGGCAAAGAATCCAGCGGATTTGCCTATGCTTCTGAAGAGATTTTCCGGGGGGCCAACTATCTGATTACCCCAATCGACGGGACGAAGAATGAAAGCTTGAGACTGGTGGAAAGGTTGATTCTTGGTCTCGGCTGCAGACAGCCAATCCGAATGGAACCGCATAAACATGACGAAATAATTGCGCTGACAAGCCAGCTTCCTCATGTCATTGCGGCCGCCCTGATGAACAGTTCCGGCTCCGAGGATACCGGCAGCTTTGTCGGAGGCAGCTTCCGCGATGCAACACGGGTGGCGAGAATGAATGCCGAGCTCTGGAGTGAACTTTTACTTGAGAATAAAGACAATATTTTAGAACAGATTGACGTGTTCACCGAAAACGTTCGGCTGATCAGGACAGCGATCGCGGAAAAAGACCAGAATTCGCTGAAAGAAATGCTTGAGAATGCCGGCCGGGGCAGAGAAAAGTTTTAA